In Peromyscus eremicus chromosome X, PerEre_H2_v1, whole genome shotgun sequence, the sequence CGCGCTGCTACAGGAACAGCAGGAGACATCTTTATGTAGGGATCCATCTTGAAATGATCTCAGAAGTGGTGAGCCATCACCTAGAAGAGCAAGACCTGAAATAAAAAAGAGGGAGACTTCAGAGCTGGCCTCATGTGCACTCTCCTTCTCTACCCTATTCCGACAGCAGCTGCCTGCTCCTGGAGTTCTTACCACTTCCCCAGATCCTGTGGTACACAGCTGCCAGGCTGCTCATGGCTGGTAGATGGGCTTCTGGGTCTGGAGAGTGTGATCGCAGGTGCTGCAGGGAGCCTGGGCAGACAGGGAGGAATAGTTCCTGTTCTTTCCTGTCTGCAGATGCAGAGCCTGAGGAATGCCCTCAGACCGGGTTAGGGGAGcaagagggagggcaggaggagcaggCAGAGGACAGACCCTGCCCAATCCCCAACAGTGCAGGAGCAGTTTGGAGAAGGGCTGTGCGGAGCTGCAGAGACTATCCTTGGGTCTCCATGCAAAGGGGACAGACCTGAGGTTTGGTtcagaaaagaactgtccttttTATCTGACCACCCAACAGGTAAGGATCGATGGACAAATCTTTACTCCTCATGGGACCTTCCTGGTGCCTCACTGGCCCAATCCTCTCCCATTCAGGGTTCAGGTTACATCTCAGGAGGCTTTTACAAAAAAAAACGGACTTGAGACCTGgaaggtgggtgggaggggcttCCTGTCTGTGTGTTGGTGATGAGCTGGCCCTCCAAGATGTCATGGCCGCCCAATACCCAATCGTGGAACCACCAGCAGGGAACACGGGAGAGCCTCGTCTACCTTTTCAGTGTCCAAGCTTGGCTAAGCAGCATGTGTGCCAGGGTGTATTCCCTATCCCCACAAACAAGTCATACCCACCAGCCTCCATTCCAACCTGTCTGCACCTACCTTCCTGCACAGGGCCTGGTAAATCCTGCGGTAGCATCCCCTCTTTCGAGTGTTCCCCCTTTCTGGCCAATGGGAGGCAACAGGTTTGCCAGACTCTGGTGCTTCTCTGGATGCAGTGGAAAAGGACTCGGCTGTGAAGGTTTTTGCGGTATGGGATATGGTACCTGGGGCCCTCCGCGGAGGAGGCCTAAAATGGAGGGGTCCGGGCCGTCCCGCCTGCGCCCCCCGCCGCGGTCTCTGGGCACTGCGGGGCCCCACGGTCCTTCCCGCGGCCGCCTGGCGCGGGTGGCGCGGATGGCGCTCTCCGCCCGAGGGGCCGCCGCGGTGCCGGGCGATGGCTCACTCGATCCGCACCTGCAGGCGGACATTGAGCATCACCGAGGCCACCATGTAGAAGTAAGGGAAGTTCACGCGCAGCCGCCAGGCCAGGTCGAAGAAGGTGAGCAGCGTGCGCGTGAGCCCCTTGCAGAAGGCGCTGTAGGAGCCGCGTGTCGCCGCCCAACGCGACAGTCGCATTGCCAGGCCTGATAGGGCCGCAGCCGCTGCTGCAGCAGACAAGGCTGTAGTCACCGCCATCGGCCTGGCTCACCGGCTCACCTGCAGCAGAGCCAGCCCAGTGTGCCACGCggccccaaccccccaccccctccccccacggTCCAAAGCCCTGCCCTCGGGGTCCCGGGTCCCTGAAGCCTTTAGTGCTCCACCCACCACCCTACAGCTTCAGTGGATTCGCGCCCTCCGCCAGACCTGCAGCTGCTCAGCTCCGCCTACTCGCTGCAGGATCTGGAATGATGGAGATGGAGACCCCGCAGCATGCTTGCAGACTAGTCTCAGATCCAGTAAAGAGACCCCCCCACAACCCTGAGGCCTAGGCCTGGAGCTGCTGGTTTAGGGACCCCACCCGTGGTTTCTCATGGCAGGTCTCTGTTGAGCTTAGGCCCCCCTCACTAAACCCGTGTGATCCAGCCCCACACAGTTCTGAGTTCATGTCCACCTCCTTCCTGGCTGCTCAGTGCCTATGCCCAAGGACCAAGTGGTTTAGTAGGTGCCAGTGCCAGAGTTTGCTCCTGTGAATCTCCTAGGATAATGGAGGTTTAGCAGGTTTTGACCGTTTTGCTGATGCTGTACATAAACCATATCCAGAAGCCCCGGCCTATGCACACCTTCATCCTTCTTCCACAGTCTCCTCAGGATATGTGGCCAGCCAAACATTGCACCTTTCTTGAATTCAAATAGAATTGTAACTGTACCATCGAGTGCTACCGAACCCATattcaggtatttttttttattattatatttactaGTGTTGTGTATTTCTTTGTTAGCAAATTTCAACATAGTCCCTGGATTTCTAAAAATGCCTCTTTTAAACTGTTTATCCTGGCTGCTAAACAAGTTTGTCTTGAATTTACATTAGCTACTTGTTTATGACCCCTAACACACTAGTGTGCTTAAATGCTCTTATTTTTTTCACCCAATTTTATGTTATGTAAACTAAACTAAATACCACGAAAGCTCTATATATTTAATGAAGCAGCAAATCCTCACGCTTCCCTAAGGTTGTAAGTTTAAAAACAGTCACCTTATTGCCTTTTCAGGTTTTACAAGGAAGTTATACCTGAGTATTCCTCTCAAAATGACTGTTCGCCATCACATTTTAATAGCTCTATGACTTCCTGTACAACTGTTTACAGGACCAGAACATTCACATATACTTGGATCATTGTTCTACTTATGTggttgagattttgttttgttttgctttttaagggGAAACCTGAAACATTAAAGAGATAGTACAACAGGACTGATCCATGATCCACTTTCCCATCTGTTCCCAAACACAAATTCTCCATTCATTAATAGATTTCCCTTTCAGAATTAAGGGGAAATATAAACAGTCATGAAAAAAAGGAGATTAGGAGAATTTGTGAACAGCAGAAACACCCTTAAAATGTCAAAAGAATAATGTCATtctatgaagaaaaaagaaaacattaaaatgagtAAAACTAAGGATGAGTAGAATGGACTCTCATGTGTTTTTaaggtttctttatttttatgtgtgtgcacctgtgtgagATTATTGTGCACCATGTGTTTCTAGTGCCAGTGGAGGTCTGCTgaaggaggccagaggatgtccgaacccctggaaccggagttagaGGTGGGTGTGAGTGCACTAATATGGGTTCTTGGAATCACACCTGGGTCCTCGTGAAGATtggtaagcactcttaactgctgagctatttctccagctcccttgtgtgtttttaaaattatgtttgagAGTGgaaacctcaaaaaataaatgccATCTAGCATAATGCTCTCCTTCTGCAGCTGAAatacttaaaaatgtattttcaaaaagaAGTTGAGCAGACCTAAAAGGAGTGAGATTACTATACTGCTGgacataatttaaaatgtcaaTGTCAGCGGAGTGTGAGAAgttaatatgtatattgtaatACCTGCAGCAGACATTAAAATTGACTATATTAAATGCATTATATAGCAGTACAGATCAATCACATTCCTTGgggagctgttgccttgcttgctgaccttgatcaggtgtcctccctatgctaatgccctgctggtttccttcctcctgaacTGCTTACCGGAGGTTCCTTGTTTGCGTATTCTGCATATTAGTGTAATGCTCGAATGCaaaacatctgtagtgaacttttgccctcccaggttcttccactgtgctgtaagtctatatttaaggcctcctccctctttcaataaagggcattctactgagacAATGACCTGCTGGCTTGTCTCTTTTTTAAATcctcagcccctcgctcggacatggtgaccGAGTAGTAACGCAGGCGTTGCTACAGACATGTCTTATTCAAATCCCACCAACactcattttaattttacttttgagacagggtctcactatgcagtcttggctggcctgtaattctctatgaggaccaggctggtctcaaactcagaaaaacccacctgcctcctgagtgttaggatacAAGGCATACACCATCATATCCAGCATTCTTTTAATTTAAGTGGTCTAAACAGATTGCTTAGAAGACAGAGATTGTCAGAGTGGATTAAAAACTCACTtcaagtcgggcggtggtggcgcacgcctttaatcccagcactcgggaggcagaggcaggcggatctctgtgagttcgaggcaagcctggactaccaagtgagttccaggaaaggcacaaagctacacagagaaaccctgtctcgaaaaaccaaaaaaaaaaaaaaaaaaaaaaaaaaaaaaccacaccaaaaaaaaaaaacctcacttcAAAACTTACTAAGtaacttaaaatatttacttagcaCAGCATGGTTAACAATTAGccaagaaataggaaaaaaaaaaaaacgaagtgTTCATCAGCtcatgaatggataaacaaagtgTGGTCCCCACACACCACAGAATACTATtcagtcattaaaaacaaacaaacatggataTAACTGGTGGTCATTAACTAAGGACAAGTACAATAAAATTtccataaataaatctaaaaaaaccaTCCCAACTTGAATAAAACaccaaatattttcaaaaaggTTACACTTCGAAGAAAACAGTCAAAAATCCTCAGTCACACGGTGTTCCCATGAATGATTAGCCCACTGTCCCCAAGCTTCACTGCCCTGTCCTGCCCAACAACTTAGGAATTGTGTTTAGTGAAGCTCAGTTTGCCCTCCGGCTGCAGGTTTAAGGGAAAGCAAAGCGAACACCTGCAGAATGTAAGCAAAGAATAGTCAGAAAAACATGCAGTAGAAAGGGACTTGTTGCTAAATATGAGAAAACATGTTTCACTTCTTAAGGGTCTAATGAAAAGACCAGTCATGAAAACTAGTGATAACTCTAAAACAGCTTTGTTCTGTGAAATAATACCTTGTAGCCCATTTTCCAAGATTCAACCAAATCAAGTAAATCAAACCTAGTGACATTTAAAGCAACACCCTCAACCAGTGTACGATTCAGTTCCCTTATagttcatattttattctttctcagaCCCCACAAACACCAAATGTATTTCAAAAGCATTTATTCTTATTATAGACCTTTTATTTATACACTAATAATTAAATCATAAGGGAACATGTGATTAAAACACtgctctattttaaaaattattacacaTCAGGGTATGATGGCACATATTTTTATCggcagtacttgggaagcagaggcaggcagaactcgcTAAATTCCAGGCTGGTATGTGTGAGGGGTCTACACAGAccgtctaaaaataaaaataattattgaacACTTTGGCTGTTGTGGCCCATCATCACTGACTTCTATCTGTATAATAACTGCTCCCACCTTCATTTGCAATTTTAAGAAATCAGTTGTGAATGAGAAAAGTGTATATTATGTCCTGTTGCTACACATTTTTTCTGATCTTGAAGAAGTGGTCAATGATAAAGAACTGCTCTcggtgccgggtggtggtggtgcacgcttttaatcccaagcACCTTTTACCCACTTATTTTTCCCTTCAATACCAGGGATTAAACCTAGGCTCCCCGAATGCTAGTCAAAGCTCTCTACCA encodes:
- the LOC131898899 gene encoding uncharacterized protein LOC131898899 isoform X2, which encodes MAVTTALSAAAAAAALSGLAMRLSRWAATRGSYSAFCKGLTRTLLTFFDLAWRLRVNFPYFYMVASVMLNVRLQRSTRVWQTCCLPLARKGEHSKEGMLPQDLPGPVQEGSLQHLRSHSPDPEAHLPAMSSLAAVYHRIWGSGDGSPLLRSFQDGSLHKDVSCCSCSSAGSSRVKSLPRRKAFLVEA
- the LOC131898899 gene encoding uncharacterized protein LOC131898899 isoform X1, which encodes MAVTTALSAAAAAAALSGLAMRLSRWAATRGSYSAFCKGLTRTLLTFFDLAWRLRVNFPYFYMVASVMLNVRLQRSTRVWQTCCLPLARKGEHSKEGMLPQDLPGPVQEGSLQHLRSHSPDPEAHLPAMSSLAAVYHRIWGSGLALLGDGSPLLRSFQDGSLHKDVSCCSCSSAGSSRVKSLPRRKAFLVEA
- the LOC131898899 gene encoding uncharacterized protein LOC131898899 isoform X3, translating into MLPQDLPGPVQEGSLQHLRSHSPDPEAHLPAMSSLAAVYHRIWGSGLALLGDGSPLLRSFQDGSLHKDVSCCSCSSAGSSRVKSLPRRKAFLVEA